A stretch of Allostreptomyces psammosilenae DNA encodes these proteins:
- a CDS encoding GvpL/GvpF family gas vesicle protein: MTVYLYGVIRATAHPRVGELRGVGEPPARVQVVRGGELAAVVSDVLGPVRAKRRDLLAHQEVLEALAVDEPVVPMRFGTLADSVEAVRQELLTRERELLPVLDRLTDRDEYNLKASLVEEAALRRILADDPELRRLNEATRSGRATEADRIALGEAVAARVTARERAAEEQILHRLGGVTVAGAPAPAVAGAFLNTSFLVDRADAERLRDAVDALRAELGGTVELRLSGPLPPYSFTTGHPAGEGAGAGHPAGAWAS, from the coding sequence GTGACCGTCTACCTCTACGGCGTCATCCGCGCCACCGCCCACCCCCGGGTCGGCGAGCTGCGCGGGGTGGGCGAGCCCCCCGCGCGGGTGCAGGTGGTGCGCGGGGGGGAGCTCGCCGCCGTGGTCAGCGACGTGCTCGGCCCCGTCCGGGCCAAGCGCCGCGACCTGCTGGCCCATCAGGAGGTCCTGGAGGCGCTGGCCGTCGACGAACCGGTGGTGCCGATGCGCTTCGGCACCCTCGCCGACAGCGTCGAGGCCGTCCGCCAGGAGCTGCTGACCCGGGAGCGCGAGCTGCTGCCCGTCCTGGACCGCCTCACCGACCGCGACGAGTACAACCTCAAGGCGTCCCTGGTCGAGGAGGCGGCGCTGCGCCGGATCCTCGCCGACGACCCGGAGCTGCGCCGGCTGAACGAGGCGACCCGCTCCGGACGCGCGACCGAGGCCGATCGGATCGCGCTCGGCGAGGCGGTCGCCGCGCGCGTCACCGCACGGGAACGGGCCGCCGAGGAGCAGATCCTCCACCGGCTGGGCGGGGTGACGGTGGCCGGCGCGCCCGCCCCGGCCGTCGCCGGCGCCTTCCTGAACACGTCCTTCCTGGTGGACCGGGCGGACGCGGAACGCCTCCGCGACGCCGTGGACGCCCTGCGGGCGGAGCTGGGCGGCACCGTGGAACTGCGGCTGAGCGGCCCGCTGCCGCCCTACAGCTTCACCACCGGGCACCCCGCCGGGGAAGGCGCCGGGGCCGGGCACCCCGCCGGGGCATGGGCATCCTGA
- a CDS encoding gas vesicle protein GvpG gives MGILTGLLTLPLAPVRGVEWVARQVVEAAEREYYDPAPLLADLAHLERLLVDGLIDEEEFDRREDELLDRLEELERQARAAAPADEEER, from the coding sequence ATGGGCATCCTGACCGGCCTGCTCACCCTGCCGCTGGCCCCCGTCCGCGGCGTGGAGTGGGTGGCCCGGCAGGTCGTCGAGGCGGCCGAGCGCGAGTACTACGACCCCGCGCCCCTCCTCGCCGACCTCGCCCACCTGGAACGCCTGCTGGTGGACGGGCTGATCGACGAGGAGGAGTTCGACCGGCGCGAGGACGAACTCCTGGACCGGCTGGAGGAACTGGAACGTCAGGCGAGGGCCGCCGCCCCCGCGGACGAGGAGGAACGGTGA
- a CDS encoding gas vesicle protein, with protein sequence MTRPTTWERVPASPAPRPHGPEPGANLADILERVLDKGVVIAGDITINLLDIELLTIKLRLLVASVDRAREMGIDWWEHDPALSSRARRREGELAEENDRLRARIEAMERAAAPGAAALPEAPDAHVPGQPVPDEQGGRQRP encoded by the coding sequence GTGACCCGACCGACCACCTGGGAGCGGGTCCCGGCGAGCCCGGCGCCGCGCCCGCACGGACCCGAGCCGGGCGCCAACCTGGCGGACATCCTGGAACGGGTGCTCGACAAGGGCGTGGTGATCGCCGGCGACATCACGATCAACCTGCTCGACATCGAACTGCTCACCATCAAACTGCGCCTGCTGGTGGCCTCCGTGGACCGGGCCCGGGAGATGGGCATCGACTGGTGGGAGCACGACCCCGCGCTGAGCTCCCGCGCCCGGCGCCGGGAGGGCGAACTCGCCGAGGAGAACGACCGCCTGCGGGCCCGGATCGAGGCCATGGAACGCGCGGCCGCCCCCGGCGCCGCCGCACTGCCCGAAGCGCCCGACGCCCACGTCCCCGGGCAACCGGTCCCCGACGAGCAGGGAGGGAGGCAGCGACCGTGA
- a CDS encoding GvpL/GvpF family gas vesicle protein, with translation MTEAATTLSYAYAVLRPPPDGQPLGPLHGVDDAPVHLVATDRLAAAVSAVPAAEYDEPALRARLGDLDRLAAMARAHHAVVGALAARGPVLPLRLATVYRGDERVRAVLREAGDAFDAALRRVTGRVEIGLKVYTRPAPPRPRVAAPAPTADAETADAADALRSGRGGSGRDYLNRRRREHRAREQTWERAARLAGRLDGELAGLAEDSRRLRPQSPELAEAPGENVLNAAYLVPAERAAEFVRTARESAAGVEDARVEVTGPWAPYSFAEAPDLAGQAPA, from the coding sequence GTGACCGAGGCCGCCACCACACTCAGCTACGCCTACGCCGTGCTGCGCCCACCGCCCGACGGCCAACCGCTCGGACCGCTCCACGGAGTGGACGACGCCCCGGTGCACCTGGTCGCCACCGACCGGCTCGCCGCCGCCGTCAGCGCCGTCCCGGCCGCGGAGTACGACGAACCCGCCCTGCGGGCGCGCCTGGGCGACCTCGACCGGCTCGCCGCGATGGCCCGCGCCCACCACGCCGTGGTGGGCGCCCTCGCCGCGCGCGGCCCGGTGCTCCCGCTCCGCCTGGCCACCGTCTACCGCGGCGACGAGCGGGTCCGCGCGGTGCTGCGGGAGGCCGGCGACGCCTTCGACGCCGCGCTGCGCCGGGTGACCGGGCGGGTCGAGATCGGCCTGAAGGTGTACACCCGGCCCGCGCCGCCCCGGCCCCGGGTCGCCGCGCCCGCCCCCACCGCCGACGCCGAGACCGCCGACGCCGCCGACGCCCTGCGGTCCGGGCGCGGCGGCAGCGGACGCGACTACCTCAACCGCCGGCGCCGGGAGCACCGGGCCAGGGAGCAGACCTGGGAGCGGGCCGCGCGGCTGGCCGGCCGGCTGGACGGCGAACTCGCCGGGCTCGCCGAGGACAGCCGCCGGCTGCGCCCGCAGAGCCCGGAGCTCGCCGAGGCGCCGGGGGAGAACGTGCTGAACGCCGCCTACCTCGTCCCGGCCGAGCGGGCCGCCGAGTTCGTCCGGACGGCCCGCGAGTCCGCGGCGGGGGTCGAGGACGCCCGGGTGGAGGTCACCGGGCCGTGGGCGCCGTACTCCTTCGCCGAGGCCCCCGACCTCGCCGGGCAGGCCCCGGCATGA
- a CDS encoding gas vesicle protein, which translates to MSGVDTALWDDGEESPLAGREIALVDLLDRVLAQGVVLSGDLTLRIADVDLVHVSLRALVTSVKANMPLPWEEAHP; encoded by the coding sequence ATGAGCGGGGTGGACACGGCGCTGTGGGACGACGGCGAGGAGAGCCCGCTGGCCGGACGGGAGATCGCCCTGGTGGACCTGCTGGACCGGGTGCTCGCCCAGGGCGTGGTGCTCAGCGGCGACCTCACGCTGCGGATCGCCGACGTGGACCTGGTCCACGTCTCGCTTCGTGCCCTGGTCACCTCGGTCAAGGCGAACATGCCACTGCCCTGGGAGGAGGCGCACCCATGA
- a CDS encoding gas vesicle protein K → MTRAIEVNQDTVERDLMKLVLTVVELLRQLVERQALRRVEEGDLSQEQEERMGLTLMLLDDRMRELRERYGFDLADLNLDLGPLGPLLPRD, encoded by the coding sequence ATGACCCGTGCCATCGAGGTGAACCAGGACACGGTGGAGCGTGACCTGATGAAGCTGGTGTTGACGGTGGTGGAGTTGTTGCGGCAGTTGGTGGAGCGGCAGGCGTTGCGGCGGGTGGAGGAGGGGGACCTGTCTCAGGAGCAGGAGGAGCGGATGGGGTTGACGCTGATGCTGCTGGACGACCGGATGCGTGAGCTGCGGGAGCGCTACGGGTTCGACCTGGCCGATCTCAACCTCGACCTCGGGCCGCTCGGCCCCCTCCTGCCCCGCGACTGA
- a CDS encoding gas vesicle protein GvpO, translating into MRDEEETDADGGTTGHVRTKPGHKLKRLAPEEVIRRAGRQLHHLLGHELESVSALRRLDRGWEVDVEVVELERIPDTMSVLATYHVELDPRGTLVGYTRTRRYARGQIDTR; encoded by the coding sequence ATGCGCGACGAGGAGGAGACGGACGCCGACGGGGGCACGACCGGCCACGTCCGGACCAAGCCGGGCCACAAGCTGAAGCGGCTCGCCCCGGAGGAGGTGATCCGCCGCGCCGGACGGCAACTGCACCACCTGCTCGGCCACGAGCTGGAGTCCGTGAGCGCCCTGCGGCGCCTGGACCGCGGCTGGGAGGTCGACGTCGAGGTGGTGGAGCTGGAACGGATCCCCGACACGATGAGCGTGCTCGCCACGTACCACGTGGAACTCGACCCACGAGGGACGCTCGTCGGCTACACCCGCACCCGCCGCTACGCGCGGGGACAGATCGACACGCGGTGA
- the gvpJ gene encoding gas vesicle protein GvpJ, whose amino-acid sequence MTVVTQQTTLRECRQGTLYDVLELILDRGLVIDVFARVSLVGIEVLRIDVRVVVASVDTYLRFAEVCNRLDLDATSRSKTLPEVVGTMQTQGARHKAKGVLSGAADTVAETVAGAVGRRRSHREEPDEEGGGHVRRYRRDDRHEGRED is encoded by the coding sequence ATGACCGTCGTCACCCAGCAGACGACCCTGCGCGAGTGCCGCCAGGGAACCCTCTACGACGTACTGGAACTCATCCTCGACCGCGGGCTGGTGATCGACGTCTTCGCCCGGGTCTCCCTGGTCGGCATCGAGGTCCTGCGGATCGACGTGCGCGTGGTGGTGGCCAGCGTGGACACCTACCTGCGCTTCGCCGAGGTGTGCAACCGGCTCGACCTCGACGCCACCTCGCGCAGCAAGACGCTGCCGGAGGTCGTCGGCACCATGCAGACGCAGGGGGCCCGGCACAAGGCCAAGGGCGTGCTCTCCGGCGCGGCGGACACCGTCGCGGAGACCGTGGCGGGCGCCGTCGGACGCCGCAGGTCCCACCGGGAGGAGCCCGACGAGGAGGGCGGCGGCCACGTCCGGCGGTACCGGCGCGACGACCGGCACGAGGGGCGGGAGGACTGA
- a CDS encoding GvpL/GvpF family gas vesicle protein, which produces MPVYLYGIVAAGPGGVAGLPGIGDPPRPVALVAGAAVAAVVSEVPEAPRAKRRDLLAHERVLRTLADGRTVIPMRFGTVGADADTVRQALLEREGELLGLLERLRGRVEHNLKASLDEETVVREELLADPELRRLRERAAAGGTHQHRVALGEAVAARVRARERAVAERVLERLRGVAVADTPAPAVRGAFLNHSFLTEASASGALRDRVESLGRQLGAAVELRLHGPLPPYSFTTPGVLR; this is translated from the coding sequence GTGCCCGTCTACCTGTACGGCATCGTGGCCGCCGGCCCCGGCGGCGTCGCGGGACTGCCCGGCATCGGGGATCCGCCCCGGCCGGTGGCGCTGGTGGCCGGGGCGGCCGTGGCCGCCGTGGTCAGCGAGGTGCCCGAGGCGCCCCGGGCCAAGCGCCGGGACCTGCTCGCCCACGAACGCGTGCTGCGGACCCTGGCCGACGGCCGCACCGTCATCCCGATGCGGTTCGGCACCGTCGGCGCGGACGCCGACACGGTGCGGCAGGCCCTGCTGGAACGGGAGGGGGAACTGCTCGGCCTGCTGGAGCGGCTGCGCGGCCGGGTGGAGCACAACCTCAAGGCGTCACTGGACGAGGAGACCGTGGTGCGCGAGGAGCTGCTCGCCGACCCGGAGCTGCGCCGGCTGCGGGAGCGCGCCGCCGCCGGGGGGACGCACCAGCACCGCGTCGCCCTCGGGGAGGCGGTCGCCGCCCGGGTGCGGGCCCGGGAACGCGCCGTGGCCGAGCGGGTGCTGGAGCGGCTGCGCGGCGTCGCCGTGGCGGACACACCCGCCCCGGCCGTGCGCGGCGCGTTCCTCAACCACTCCTTCCTGACCGAGGCGAGCGCCTCCGGCGCCCTCCGCGACCGCGTGGAGTCGCTCGGCCGGCAGCTCGGCGCCGCGGTGGAGCTGCGCCTCCACGGCCCGCTGCCGCCCTACAGCTTCACCACCCCCGGCGTGCTCCGCTGA
- a CDS encoding gas vesicle protein GvpG: MGLVTGLLLLPLAPVRGVEWVARQVRDAAEREYYDTSDIVRELALLEEDLRSGLIDEEEFDRREDELLDLMEERRREARERGVLPAAGDPAGDAIGGERA; this comes from the coding sequence ATGGGACTGGTCACCGGCCTGCTCCTGCTGCCCCTCGCGCCGGTCCGGGGGGTGGAGTGGGTGGCCCGGCAGGTGCGCGACGCGGCCGAGCGGGAGTACTACGACACCTCCGACATCGTGCGGGAGCTGGCGCTGCTGGAGGAGGACCTGCGCTCCGGGCTGATCGACGAGGAGGAGTTCGACCGGCGGGAGGACGAACTCCTCGACCTGATGGAGGAGCGGCGGCGGGAGGCCCGCGAGCGCGGAGTCCTCCCCGCGGCGGGCGACCCGGCCGGCGACGCGATCGGCGGTGAGCGGGCGTGA
- a CDS encoding gas vesicle protein, producing MPLPPAPQEHGQGSVASLVDVLERVLDKGVVIAGDIKINLLDVELLTIKLRLLVASVDRAREMGIDWWEHDPSLSSAARRRDLAEENERLRARIAAIEGTTPARVATETAVAAGRSGSSALGAEGVPPGGRERG from the coding sequence CTGCCGCTGCCGCCGGCCCCCCAGGAGCACGGGCAGGGCTCGGTGGCCAGCCTGGTGGACGTCCTGGAGCGGGTCCTGGACAAGGGCGTGGTGATCGCCGGCGACATCAAGATCAACCTGCTGGACGTGGAACTGCTCACCATCAAACTGCGCCTGCTGGTGGCCTCGGTGGACCGGGCCCGGGAGATGGGCATCGACTGGTGGGAGCACGACCCCTCGCTGTCCTCAGCCGCCCGCCGGCGTGACCTCGCCGAGGAGAACGAGCGGCTGCGCGCCCGGATCGCCGCCATCGAGGGCACCACCCCCGCGCGGGTGGCGACGGAGACCGCCGTGGCCGCCGGCCGCTCCGGTTCCTCCGCCCTCGGCGCCGAGGGCGTCCCGCCCGGGGGGAGGGAGCGCGGATGA